The following DNA comes from Gopherus flavomarginatus isolate rGopFla2 chromosome 5, rGopFla2.mat.asm, whole genome shotgun sequence.
ACAGCAGCCTCCCATTACCTCCAGCCTCACTGGGCGCGACACAGGACAGCGGggccacaaaacagctgtcaCGAGCCACGCCTTGCCTCAGCTCAGAACCTGCACCAGTGCCCCAAGGGCAGGCAGCGCCCGCGCTGCACGGCTCCGCCGgggctgctgctgtttttggctCCGGCAGAGAATGAATGACCCGGCATCCCCTGCAAATATCTGCTCTCTGCGGTGCATCCCTGCGGGACGGATCTGCTGCGAGCAGGGCGCCGCTGCCAGTTGCCCCCACCCTCAgcgccccgctccctggggctgcagcgcGCCGCTGAGTAGAGCCGTTAGGCGCCCGCTTGCAGGAGCGCAAAGGGCGCGCGCGGCCCCGGCCGATCGGGTATCCCGGGATTCTCCGCCCACCGGCTCGCgcgggccccgccccttcccgtGTCCATGGTAACGGGCCGTACACACGGGCAGGCGGCATGATCTGGCAGTGGGAGCTGACAGGTGAGCAGAGCCGTGTCCAGCCGGGGCACCTCCGGGCGGGCTCCCCCGCCCACCTCCTCCCCGGGCACCTCCCGGGGGGCTCCCCCGCCCGCCTCCGCCCCAGGCACCTCCCGGGGATCTCCCCTGGCCGTGCCCAGTGCGGGCTCCCTTCTCAGTGCTAAGCAGATCCACCTCCTGTGTATAAATAACACCCCATGCAGTGGAGGCAGGTCCCCACTTGCTTGTTCTAACTACAGCTTTGTTGTTTCTTGCATCTGTAGCGGTGCAGAAGCGAAACTCGTTTGGATCATGTCAAGGGAGGAAAATTTTCCCCTTTCACCACGCCCCAGACAGACTGGGGAACCAGCTGGTCCCTATCCTTGGGGACCCCTATCGTGGGCCCGGGAGTTACAACAATGACGAGGTGAGTCATTCTGCAATACAGCTCCTATCCCAGGGTACTGGGATGAAGTAGCAGCTTGTGTCACCAACCAAGAGTGAGGCTCACCTGGACTGGTGGCTGCACATATATTTCATTAGACAGTCCTGGCGCTGGAAAACTGTCTATAGAGACGAGGGGAATTTTTTTCAAGACCACATAATTGACTTAGATTcctaagccccattttcaaaTTAAATGTGACTtaaggagcctaagtctcacttGAAAgtcaaacacttttaaaaattgtaccCAATAGAAACAAAAGAAGGCATTATTATCCCTCATTTTccagctgaggcacagaaagaattAAGTGACTTCCTCTGAGCCACACACAGAGGCTGTGACAcagccaggaattgaatccaCATCTGATTCCCTGCCTCCTGCTTTAATCACAAGGCCTTCCCACCCGTGACAGTGAAAATTGAAAAAAGGCCTTTTCTTGAGATAAGAGACTTTAACAACAATTTGGTCTCTAGCTGCTCGAACGCATTAAACCTTAAACTGATGTGAATGACATCATAACTGGCACTAAGCACACCTCTGCTTTTTACATACAGAGGAGTAGCATGGTATATGCCTTGACTCATAAACCAGAGAGCATCAAAGGTTACATACTGGGAGCAAGAACATCCCTACGTTTCCCACCAGATTGTAAGGTAAGGAAAGCACTCTCTATTGTGTGTCATGGCTGCTGCATGTTCCTGTGGgtgcttaaaaaaaatgaatgcacTGTAATTCCATCACAAGTATCTGCAATATGTGTGTCCAATTTCCATTCACTTTGCTGGCTCCTGCAGATATTTGATGACAGAATTAAGCacgtagggccagattttccaaagcatcCCTCCATCCATTTCGGCGCCTAAATAAGTGGCCCAATTTTCAGAATCACTGAACATGCTGGGTGCGCATTGGATGCTGAGCTCTTTGGCAATTCTGGTCCCTGGTTCACACAAATTTAAAAGGAGTCTCTgaaattttggggggaaaaaatactTTTCCATTTACTAGTCACAACTCTATAAAAATAAGAGAGTTCTGCAAGGATTGCTAGTTAGAAATTTATTcactctgggtgaaattctccctTGTGCTGAAGGCTAGCTCCATTCACCGCTTAAATTCCACCTAAGAAACAGAAATTAAGTGATGCATGGATCTTATGCTGATCCTCTGCCCAGTGTTGAATTTCTCCCTCAGTCGCATATACATATTTCATTATAGATTACTCTGATATGCTGAAGTGTGGGGAAATTATTCAACTATCCCCTCTCTACAGCTGATAAAGTAATCAAATACAAGGAAACCTTCTGTCCCCTTCATTGCATGAACTTCTTAACCTGCTGAAGTAGCTCTGTGTTCTTAAACATCCTCTTGGTTGAGGAAGGTATCAGAAATAGATGCTGTTTATGAATTACAGATGATGCCTAGAAACAATGGTGATGGGCATTTCAGAAATAGAGTGGATCTGTTAAAGGGACAAACACAGACTAAACTCTCAATGCTCAGTAACTGCAGGTTTCCACAGAATGATCCTGCATACCTTCAGATCTCTTCATTGCTCCCAGAAGATAATAATTTTAGGAGCGATAGGGCACATACCGATATAAGATTAGTAGGAAAGTTTCATAGACGCCTGCAAGAAAATCACCCGGCTTTAAGATTTGTGCTTTTTGGCCAAAGCATCTCTAGCAATCCAAAATTACAGAATTACCAAAATATATGGGTCCTgccctgattcttatttacagtcAAACCACTTTAAACTGCTTTAGCAACATGCGTACATTTACATTTGCAATCACTTCAAGGCCCCTTGACATTGTCAGAGCAGCTAGATTGCAAATGAGCATCAGGCCCCCGgtgctaactttttttttttcttttcttttcttttttaatctgcTGCCTTATAAATAGACTGAGACTCCTGGCCCTGGAATACACCAATCAGCATGGGGCAAAGACCGAAAGTTCCAGCCTGCCTACGCCCCATTTTCCATCAAGTCATCACGATTTCCACAGAAGGCTGTGGATAGAGAGCTTTTCCCTGGGTACCATAAATCTGTTTCTCACTCCTTTCGTAGCAAGGTAAAAGCCCGCCTAGACATTAAGGGATAGCATTGCAGAGGCACAAATGGGAGGTATGCAACTGTGTACTCGAACTGCCTTGTGTTGTGTACCTTGAATATCTCACAAGGAgaaaagcagtggagaatcagacccaaaatCCTGCTTTCATAAAATAGAATTTGAATTTGTTGCAGGGATCTCtcattttttttcatcttttcacATGTTTGCAGTGGAAGGACTGGATCAAATACATAGAGGTCAAATACATAGAGGAGAGATGTAACCAGGGACTGCCCCAATAGCAATGCCTAATCtatttcataaatgatctggaaaaaggggtaaacagtgacgtggcaaaatttgcagatgatacaaaactactcaagatggttaagtcccaggcagactgtgaagagttacaaaaggacctcacaaaactgggtgactgggcaacaaaatggcagatgaaattcaatgttgataaatgcaaaataatgcacattgaaaaacatcatcccaactatacatataaaatgatagggtctaaattagctattaccactcgagagagatattggagtcattgtgTATAGTTCGCTGAGAACATCCACTCATCCAtctgtggcagtcaaaaaaaatgaacagaatgttgggaatcattaagaaagggatacagaaaatatcatattgcctgtatataaatccatagtacacccacatcttgaatactgcgtgcagatgtggtcaccccatctcaaaaaagatatattggaattggaaatgattcagaaaaaggcaacaaaaattattagggatatggaatggattccatatgaggagagattaataaaactgggacttttcagcttggaaaagagatgactaaagggggatataataggagtctataaaatcatgactgatgtggagaaagtaaataaggaagtgttatttactcctcataacacaagaactaggggtcaccaaattaaattaatagaaggtttaaaacaaaaggaagtattttttcacacaacgcacagtcaatctgtggaactccttgccagagtatgttgtgaaggccaagactataacagggttcaaaaaagaactagataagttcatggagaataggtccattaatgactattagccaggatggacaaggatggtgtccctagcctctgtttgccagaagctgggagtggacaacggggtggatcatttgatgattacctgctctgttcattctctctaaagcacctagcattggccactgtcagaagacaagatctTGAGCTAGCTggatctttgatctgacccagtatggctgttcttatgtaatgaCTACTCAAGATTTAGAATCCCAGTATGATGAACCAAAGACCGTATCATACACATCTGCCAGTGGATCAGTGTGGCACTTGTAAATCAGCAGAGTGTAAACTCCATGTCTAAATCAGTTGCAGATATGAGATTTTGTGTTCGTCTTCCTTTAGACCTGGAACTTATGAAGCAGACAAGCTGCCACATAAGAAAATCACCTGGCCAATGAAGTTTGGGTCTCCAGATTGGGCTTTAGTACCGatgccagagaggaggactctgAGAACAGAGGTATGGAATTTATGTATAGGTATCCACATAGTTATTCTTTACTCTTGAGATGGGACTTGGTTGATCAAGACATCAGACAAAGGAAATCATATGGATACCCAGAGGGACTAATGTCATTCTCCTTGTGCACCATGCTGTACATACAGAAAGAGAGGAAATTTGCTAGAAATCCAAGGGGCTTGGAAGCAATGGGAAGGAAACATGACTTAATGAAGTTACAATTGGGCATGCAGGGACTAATTTATGAAGAACAGGTCTGCAGAGAGGGCTGAAACAGTAAACTGTAAGTTATCTAGGACAGGACAATTCCAGGCTAAGGACATAAGGAACCTCataaaggggggagggatagctcagtggtttgagcattggcctgctaaacccagggttgtgagttcagtccttgaggggaccatttagggttctggggcaaaatcagtacttagtcctgctagtgaaggcaggggactggactccatgacctttcactagtcccttctagctctatgagataggtgtatatGTTTTATTATaggctagtgcaggggtaggcaacctatagcacatgtgctgaaggcggcacgcgagctgattttcagtggcactcacactgcctgggtcctggccatcggtctggggacgctctgcattttaatttaattttaaatgcatctgcttaaacattttaaaaaccttatttactttatatacgacaatagtttagttatatattatagacttatagaaagagcctttctaaaaatgttaaaatgtatgattgGCACGCCAAACCTTaacttaaagtgaataaatgaagattcggcacaccacttccaaaaggttgctgacccctgggctagtGCAGTGTCTCATGTTTTCTCTAATGCTAATCCACATAGAGGCTAATACTGCTAGCAGCTAATGAGAGTTAGTCCTGTAACTCAAGTGGTAGAGATTCAATGTTCAAACCGCACTCACGACCCACACTGGGGCTTCTTAAACTTGCCCATTGCTTTCAACGCTGTTTTACAATGTGCTCTACTTTTAAAAGCTGTTATGTCCAtcaatatttatttctattttagcTGATTACAGACAAAGAATTCAGGAAACATCGGAATCGATTGGCCTACTTGAGCTTATACTACAGCTGAATAGTTCTACCCATCAGAGCGCATCTTTTCCTTTCCAATTAAGTTTCTCAGTTCTGTTTTTAGCAGCACCAAGAATCGGGGTGTGTGCTACGCTATGCATGCTCTGCTATGCTATTCTGATTCCAAAATTAGGCTGCTTCATAAAGAACTGATCAGCGTTTACATTAGAGTTTAATTGGtgtcatttcattaaaaaaaaagtcaggtttagaacaTGCTCCAGTGTCGAAGTGTATGTCTTCAGTATGTGTGTGGGCGGAGTTTAAATAACAGTATGGCTTTTGATGCTAGTGGGTTTGATTCTCTATTGGGTCTTGCACTGTGATTGACAGTAGTGAAAGGTGGGTGTGAAAGGCTGGCAAATCAGAATGTGCAGGAATAAGCAAAGTAGTGGCGGATCAGGCCCAGTGGCTGTATTTGGAATGGCAGTAATAGTGTTGGTGCTGCgtttccagccagcagcaggtggttATGTTCACCTAAGAAGCCTGAGGCTCCCAGTCATGTAGATTGAAATCAAgaggagttaggctcctaaatgccttTTAGGTTCTGGCCCATATCACCTGTTGctctttcacagagattgtgatgGAAGTCAGATGCTACCAGAAGGTCATTGGCTGTGGATCTAGAAAGTCTGCTTAGAGTTAATGAAAAATAGAAGGTGAGTGTTTTTCTAGCAGTGTCCTGCATATTGGAGGACCCTAGAGAAGCAAGCTGCCCCAGGGTGTATCTACCGTACAAGTTGGAATTCATGACatttaggtgttttggggggaaagttAGGAAGAGGTTGAAGATGCACTTTTGTCCATTTCCTGTATTCTTTCTTCCCCGACTTCCTTGCATACTTGCAAGTCTCTCAAAGAATAAATGGATTTTGAAACTAGTAATTCCACCACTGGGATGATCCTCCAACATTGTTACCCCCTTCTAGCCACAAGCCCTCCTGCCGCTTCCccaaaggaaattaataaaatctagcacacaaaaaaacacaaactcaGTCCCAAGCAGAGCTTTTACCCAAACAGGGAAAAGTGCCATAAAGTCCACTGGAGTCTTTGTTATTGAtactgattttacatggaaggtgctcTGATGCTACAATGAGGGACAGTAGTATAAAACCCTAGGATGGATAGATAATTTCCATGCCAAGCCTGTATTACTTTCTGAAACCATTATAATACAAGGGTAGTCCCTTGTCACGCTAAAGCTGGCAGGTTATAGCTCTGAACGCAGAGGCTTTAGTGGCAGTTGCAGATATTTCTTAAGCAAATTATCATCAGTCCTCATAGTAACTGTGCTTCCTCTTATTACAACATCACACTCAGAAATGCGTAGTTTTTCTTGACAGcataatttaactaaattcattCTAGGAAATCAGGGACAAGGAGGTAACGTTTGTGCATAGTGTGGGAAGTTCCATTACGCTGGTCATTATATTGTTTTCATACATTTATTCGGAAGCCACAGACTTCAGTGCATTTTCATTTGTGCAACAGCTGCAGTACAGCATTCATGGGATTGCTACTcttcagtaaagttactggaattCACCTGGAAGTTTGTGCACAGGTCACATTACTGAGAGCCTTCACTGTCATAGGGAAAAAACTCAGCTAGTGAACGTACCAAGTCAGCTACATAAAATCTTTCAGATATTCTCTCAATGGAGGAAGCTTTCCAGAGGGTTAGATTGATTTATTTCAGTGTGTTAGATTTCTTTGGGACTTGTGGAATTAAAATTACACACTATTTTa
Coding sequences within:
- the PIFO gene encoding protein pitchfork; translated protein: MIWQWELTAVQKRNSFGSCQGRKIFPFHHAPDRLGNQLVPILGDPYRGPGSYNNDERSSMVYALTHKPESIKGYILGARTSLRFPPDCKTETPGPGIHQSAWGKDRKFQPAYAPFSIKSSRFPQKAVDRELFPGPGTYEADKLPHKKITWPMKFGSPDWALVPMPERRTLRTELITDKEFRKHRNRLAYLSLYYS